In Pithys albifrons albifrons isolate INPA30051 chromosome 8, PitAlb_v1, whole genome shotgun sequence, a single window of DNA contains:
- the INHBB gene encoding inhibin beta B chain, with protein MDGAARRGVLAALLACGLLLLGAAATPTPPAPAGGSPQDTCTSCGFRRPEEPGKVDGDFLEAVKRHILSRLQMRDRPNITHAVPKAAMVTALRKLHAGKVREDGRVEIPSLDGQASAGPPAHDPVSEIISFAETDDLASSRVRLYFFISNEGNQNLFVVQASLWLYLKLLPYVLEKGSRRKVRVKVYFQDPDTSNKWNVVEKKVDLKRSGWHTFPMTEAIQALFERGERRLNLDVQCEGCEEYSVLPIYVDPGEESHRPFLVVQARLADNKHRIRKRGLECDGRTNLCCRQQFYIDFRLIGWNDWIIAPSGYYGNYCEGSCPAYLAGVPGSASSFHTAVVNQYRMRGLNPGTVNSCCIPTKLSTMSMLYFDDEYNIVKRDVPNMIVEECGCA; from the exons ATGGACGGGGCGGCTCGCCGGGGGGTGCTGGCCGCGCTGCTGGCCTGcgggctgctcctgctgggcgCCGcggccaccccaacccctccGGCCCCCGCCGGCGGCTCCCCGCAGGACACATGCACCTCCTGCGGCTTCCGGCGGCCCGAGGAGCCGGGCAAGGTGGACGGGGATTTCCTGGAGGCGGTGAAGAGGCACATCCTGAGCCGGCTGCAGATGCGGGACCGGCCCAACATCACGCACGCCGTGCCCAAGGCGGCCATGGTCACGGCGCTGCGCAAGCTGCACGCCGGCAAGGTGCGGGAGGACGGCCGCGTGGAGATCCCCAGCCTGGACGGGCAGGCAAGCGCCGGGCCCCCGGCCCACGACCCCGTCTCCGAGATCATCAGCTTCGCCGAGACAG ACGATCTGGCTTCATCTAGAGTCCGCCTCTATTTCTTCATCTCGAATGAAGGGAACCAGAACTTGTTTGTCGTTCAAGCCAGCCTGTGGCTTTACTTGAAGCTGCTTCCATATGTCTTAGAGAAAGGCAGCAGGCGAAAAGTAAGAGTCAAAGTCTATTTCCAAGACCCGGACACTAGCAACAAGTGGAATGTGGTTGAAAAGAAAGTTGATCTCAAAAGAAGTGGTTGGCACACTTTTCCCATGACAGAGGCGATCCAGGCTCTGTttgagagaggagaaaggagactGAACTTGGATGTTCAGTGTGAGGGCTGTGAAGAGTATTCAGTGCTGCCAATTTATGTGGACCCTGGGGAGGAATCCCACCGGCCTTTTTTAGTGGTGCAAGCCCGCCTCGCCGATAACAAACACAGGATCCGGAAAAGAGGCCTGGAGTGTGATGGCAGGACCAATCTATGTTGCAGGCAACAGTTTTACATTGACTTTAGACTCATTGGATGGAATGACTGGATCATAGCACCATCAGGTTACTATGGGAATTACTGTGAAGGGAGCTGCCCGGCCTACTTGGCTGGTGTCCCGGGGTCGGCTTCCTCCTTTCACACCGCTGTCGTGAATCAGTACCGAATGCGGGGGCTGAACCCGGGCACCGTGAACTCCTGTTGCATTCCAACCAAACTTAGCACAATGTCAATGCTGTACTTTGATGATGAATACAACATTGTGAAAAGGGACGTTCCCAATATGATTGTGGAAGAATGTGGTTGTGCTTGA